The following coding sequences lie in one Azospirillum humicireducens genomic window:
- a CDS encoding methyltransferase: MARLDNRATDRDSTVAAVAAEALSDIRPQGRILVAFDSDGAIADALRDGGAEVVVWNRLAVGGQVATPWPAEGPFDGAVLRLPRGWAGFEMALHALASRLAPGAPLWIAGGNDEGVTSAPKHLDGLAGEPETLIIKRRARLLLTRRTDAPAKGALEDWRQTVPLTLPDRTLELVSYPGLFAHGHLDVGTECLLKVLPEVAAGTRVLDFGCGAGVIARAVRERQPDAPLTLLDIDAVALHAARQNVPDAELVLSDGLAGLGTRERFGLILSNPPLHRGKDEDFGMLDALVAGTKQYLKLRGTLVAVTQRTAGVGKLFKTAFGHSDMLLETTQFQVWAGTPK, encoded by the coding sequence GTGGCACGTCTCGACAACCGGGCCACGGACCGCGACTCCACCGTCGCCGCCGTGGCCGCCGAAGCCCTGTCCGACATCCGGCCACAGGGCCGGATTCTTGTTGCCTTCGACAGCGACGGCGCCATCGCCGACGCGCTTCGCGACGGCGGGGCGGAGGTGGTGGTGTGGAACCGGCTCGCTGTCGGCGGGCAGGTTGCCACGCCCTGGCCGGCAGAGGGGCCGTTCGACGGCGCCGTGCTGCGCCTGCCGCGCGGCTGGGCCGGATTCGAGATGGCGCTGCATGCGCTGGCCTCGCGCCTTGCCCCCGGTGCGCCTCTGTGGATCGCCGGCGGCAACGACGAGGGCGTGACCAGCGCGCCCAAGCATCTCGACGGGCTGGCCGGAGAGCCGGAAACGCTGATCATCAAGCGGCGTGCCCGCTTGCTGCTGACCCGGCGCACCGATGCGCCGGCCAAGGGCGCGCTGGAGGATTGGCGGCAGACCGTTCCCCTGACACTGCCGGACCGGACGCTGGAACTGGTGTCCTATCCCGGCCTGTTCGCCCACGGACATCTGGATGTCGGCACCGAGTGCCTGCTGAAGGTGCTGCCGGAGGTGGCGGCCGGCACCCGTGTGCTGGACTTCGGCTGCGGTGCCGGGGTGATCGCGCGGGCGGTGCGGGAACGCCAGCCCGATGCACCGCTGACCCTGCTGGACATCGATGCGGTGGCTTTGCACGCCGCCCGCCAGAATGTGCCCGATGCCGAACTGGTGCTGAGCGACGGGCTGGCGGGGCTGGGCACCCGCGAGCGCTTCGGCCTGATCCTGTCCAACCCCCCGCTTCATCGTGGCAAGGATGAGGATTTCGGCATGCTCGACGCGCTGGTGGCCGGAACGAAGCAGTATCTGAAGCTGCGCGGCACGCTGGTGGCGGTGACCCAGCGGACGGCCGGCGTCGGCAAGCTGTTCAAGACGGCCTTCGGGCACAGCGACATGCTGCTGGAGACCACGCAGTTCCAGGTCTGGGCGGGGACGCCGAAGTAG
- a CDS encoding aldo/keto reductase, with protein sequence MKQRNIGSILSVSEIGLGCMGMSEFYGPTDDSQSLTTLERAFELGVTHYDTADMYGSGHNESLLARFLAGKRDRLVIATKFGIVRQPGEYARRIDTSPAYVAQACDASLKRLGVETIDLYYAHRVNPDTPVEETVGAMADLVKAGKVRALGLSEVSATTLRRAHAVHPIAAVQSEYSLWTRDVEDAVLPACRELGISLVAYAPLGRGMLTGAVSSPDQFAENDFRRVAPRFAGGNFDRNLALVEQVKALAAQKGCTPGQVALAWLLAQGPEILPIPGTKRIKYLEENVGAAAVTLTEAEVKALSDALPPGAAAGDRYTAEGMRGVNV encoded by the coding sequence ATGAAACAACGCAACATCGGCAGCATTCTCTCGGTTTCCGAGATCGGTCTCGGCTGCATGGGCATGTCGGAGTTCTACGGACCGACCGACGATTCCCAGTCGCTCACCACGCTGGAGCGGGCGTTCGAACTTGGCGTCACCCATTACGACACCGCCGACATGTACGGCAGCGGCCATAACGAATCGCTGCTCGCCCGCTTCCTGGCCGGCAAGCGCGACCGGCTGGTGATCGCGACCAAGTTCGGCATCGTCCGCCAGCCCGGCGAGTACGCCCGCCGCATCGACACCAGCCCGGCCTATGTGGCGCAGGCCTGCGACGCCTCGCTGAAGCGGCTGGGGGTGGAGACCATCGATCTCTACTACGCCCACCGCGTCAACCCGGACACCCCGGTGGAGGAGACGGTCGGCGCCATGGCCGATCTGGTGAAGGCCGGCAAGGTCCGGGCGCTCGGCCTGTCGGAGGTCTCGGCCACGACCCTGCGACGCGCGCATGCCGTCCACCCCATCGCCGCCGTGCAGAGCGAATACTCGCTATGGACCCGCGACGTAGAGGATGCGGTGCTGCCGGCCTGCCGGGAGCTGGGGATTTCGCTGGTCGCCTACGCCCCGCTCGGCCGCGGCATGCTGACCGGCGCGGTCAGCAGCCCCGACCAGTTCGCCGAGAACGACTTCCGCCGCGTGGCACCGCGCTTCGCCGGCGGGAATTTCGACCGCAATCTGGCCCTGGTCGAGCAGGTGAAGGCGCTGGCGGCGCAGAAGGGCTGCACGCCGGGACAGGTGGCGCTGGCGTGGCTGCTGGCGCAAGGACCGGAGATCCTGCCGATTCCGGGGACCAAACGGATCAAATATCTGGAGGAGAATGTCGGCGCCGCCGCGGTGACGCTGACCGAGGCGGAGGTGAAGGCGCTGAGCGACGCACTGCCGCCGGGTGCCGCAGCGGGCGACCGCTATACGGCGGAGGGGATGCGGGGGGTGAATGTGTGA
- a CDS encoding TetR/AcrR family transcriptional regulator, with protein sequence MRGSAKRDAVVEAATRAFLTHGYEASSMDAIAADANVSKRTVYNHFPGKRELFQAVVAGLYKGFNSDGDQTLRHDQPPEQALPAFLRSLLVHMRRPEVRGLLRLVIAEHQRFPELSQDYLEGGKGQAYALLDDYIAAQHARGRLNAPDPHVAATQLLGGMKEVLFWPTMLGLPVAADPERVIAESVAALVRAYGSAPVNGREGPMG encoded by the coding sequence GTGCGCGGTTCGGCGAAGCGGGATGCGGTGGTGGAGGCGGCGACCCGCGCCTTCCTGACCCACGGGTACGAGGCGTCATCGATGGACGCCATCGCCGCCGACGCGAATGTGTCGAAGCGCACCGTCTACAATCACTTCCCCGGCAAGCGGGAGCTGTTCCAGGCCGTGGTTGCCGGCCTGTACAAGGGGTTCAACAGCGACGGCGACCAGACGCTTCGCCACGATCAGCCGCCGGAACAGGCGCTGCCCGCCTTCCTGCGGTCGCTGCTGGTCCATATGCGCCGGCCGGAGGTGCGCGGGCTGCTGCGCCTCGTCATCGCCGAGCATCAACGCTTTCCCGAATTGTCGCAGGACTATCTGGAAGGCGGGAAGGGGCAGGCCTATGCGCTGCTCGACGACTATATCGCCGCCCAGCATGCGCGAGGCCGGCTGAACGCCCCCGATCCGCATGTGGCGGCGACCCAGCTGTTGGGCGGCATGAAGGAGGTGCTGTTCTGGCCGACCATGCTTGGCCTGCCGGTCGCCGCCGATCCGGAGCGGGTGATCGCCGAGTCGGTGGCAGCGTTGGTGCGGGCCTATGGCTCCGCACCGGTCAACGGTCGCGAAGGTCCGATGGGTTGA
- a CDS encoding helix-turn-helix transcriptional regulator: MGPDLLARLSRFAARDQRPGAGDRPHRPELWAFIAHDCERLAEVRIERTALIAVLEGVKELTDAAGTTRSFPAGTAMLLPPGWCGSVVNDPGSAGRYRALVLEFPAEMVRRLLRAHGTEGLTQRTRPGDWHVALTPALTDAIHHAAAGLTADPPLPPKLAEHRCMEVLLALLEDGVWWLGPVAPTGTADAVRQLLRTRPDTAWTADSVAGALNLSTGTLRRRLSEEGCSVRSILVEERVSHARDLLEREGLSVQEAAEACGYANRSHFARRIRAAVGVNPSDLRDR, encoded by the coding sequence ATGGGTCCAGACCTCCTTGCCCGCCTGTCCCGCTTCGCCGCCCGCGACCAGCGTCCGGGAGCGGGCGACCGTCCGCACCGGCCGGAGCTGTGGGCCTTCATCGCCCATGACTGCGAGCGGCTGGCGGAGGTGCGGATCGAGCGCACCGCCCTGATCGCCGTGTTGGAGGGCGTCAAGGAGCTGACCGACGCCGCCGGCACCACCCGCAGCTTTCCCGCCGGCACGGCCATGCTGCTGCCGCCGGGCTGGTGCGGGTCGGTGGTGAACGATCCCGGTTCCGCCGGCCGCTACCGCGCCCTGGTGCTGGAGTTCCCCGCGGAGATGGTTCGGCGGCTTCTGCGCGCCCACGGCACGGAGGGGCTGACCCAGCGCACCCGGCCGGGCGACTGGCATGTCGCCCTGACGCCGGCCCTGACCGACGCCATCCACCACGCCGCCGCCGGCTTGACCGCAGACCCGCCGCTGCCGCCGAAGCTGGCCGAGCATCGTTGCATGGAGGTGCTTCTGGCCCTGCTGGAGGACGGCGTCTGGTGGCTGGGTCCGGTCGCGCCGACCGGCACCGCCGACGCGGTCCGCCAACTGCTGCGCACCCGGCCGGATACCGCCTGGACGGCGGACAGCGTCGCCGGTGCGCTCAACCTCAGCACCGGCACGCTGCGCCGCCGGCTGTCGGAGGAAGGCTGCTCGGTCCGCAGCATCCTGGTGGAGGAGCGTGTCTCCCATGCCCGCGATCTCCTGGAACGCGAGGGGCTGAGCGTGCAGGAGGCGGCGGAAGCCTGCGGCTACGCCAACCGGTCCCACTTCGCCCGGCGCATCCGCGCCGCCGTCGGCGTCAACCCATCGGACCTTCGCGACCGTTGA
- a CDS encoding YbhB/YbcL family Raf kinase inhibitor-like protein, with the protein MTLTAFFRPALMGALLLAASPAAAFELHSSDFSEKSPIPERNVFSGFGCSGANQSPALSWTAPPAGTRSLAVTIYDPDAPTGSGWWHWVLYNLPADSRGLPAGAGDPAKPLLPAGAVQGRTDYGTAGYGGPCPPQGDTPHRYIVTVHALKIDSLSLPADASAAMVGFNLNAATLAKATLTARYGR; encoded by the coding sequence ATGACCCTGACCGCCTTCTTCCGCCCGGCCCTGATGGGCGCTCTGCTGCTGGCCGCCTCCCCCGCCGCGGCGTTCGAACTGCACAGTTCCGACTTCAGCGAAAAATCGCCGATCCCAGAACGCAACGTCTTCTCCGGCTTCGGCTGCAGCGGCGCCAACCAGTCGCCGGCCCTGAGCTGGACGGCACCGCCGGCCGGCACGCGCAGCCTCGCCGTCACCATCTACGATCCCGACGCGCCGACCGGCAGCGGATGGTGGCACTGGGTGCTGTACAACCTGCCGGCCGACAGCCGCGGCCTGCCCGCCGGGGCCGGCGATCCGGCCAAGCCGCTGCTGCCTGCCGGCGCGGTCCAGGGCCGCACCGATTACGGCACCGCAGGATATGGCGGTCCCTGCCCGCCGCAGGGCGACACGCCGCACCGCTATATCGTCACCGTTCACGCGCTGAAGATCGACAGCCTGTCCCTGCCGGCGGATGCGTCCGCCGCAATGGTCGGCTTCAACCTGAATGCCGCCACTCTGGCGAAGGCGACGCTGACCGCCCGCTACGGCCGTTGA
- the hemB gene encoding porphobilinogen synthase has product MPISLPAAFPRTRLRRNRADAWTRRLVAENTLTVDDLIWPVFVIEGENRREPVASMPGVERLTIDLLCEAVASAASLGIPCIALFPVVGSDAKSEDAAESYNPENLMNRAIRAVKAAAPEVGILGDVALDPYTIHGHDGLMRDGYIQNDETVEVLVRQALSQAEAGCDIVAPSDMMDGRIGAIRDALDKDGYQLTRVCSYAAKYASAFYGPFRDAVNSGGFLKGDKTTYQMNPANSDEALREVACDLQEGADMVMVKPGLPYLDIIRRVKDQFAVPTFAYHVSGEYAMLRAASANGWLNYDKTLLETLMGFKRAGCDAILTYGAVDAATLLQRG; this is encoded by the coding sequence ATGCCGATCTCCCTCCCCGCCGCCTTCCCGCGCACACGTCTGCGCCGCAACCGCGCCGACGCCTGGACCCGCCGTCTGGTCGCCGAGAATACGCTGACCGTCGACGACCTGATCTGGCCGGTCTTCGTGATCGAGGGCGAGAACCGTCGGGAGCCGGTCGCCTCGATGCCTGGCGTGGAGCGCCTGACCATCGACCTGCTGTGCGAGGCGGTGGCGTCCGCCGCTTCGCTCGGCATTCCCTGCATCGCCCTGTTCCCGGTCGTCGGCTCCGACGCCAAGTCGGAGGACGCGGCGGAGTCCTACAACCCCGAAAACCTGATGAACCGAGCCATCCGGGCGGTGAAGGCGGCCGCCCCGGAGGTCGGCATTCTCGGCGACGTGGCGCTCGATCCCTACACCATCCACGGCCATGACGGCCTCATGCGCGACGGCTACATCCAGAACGACGAGACCGTCGAGGTTCTGGTCCGTCAGGCCCTGTCGCAGGCGGAGGCCGGCTGCGATATCGTCGCCCCGTCGGACATGATGGACGGCCGCATCGGCGCCATCCGCGACGCGCTCGACAAGGACGGTTATCAGCTGACCCGCGTCTGCTCCTATGCCGCCAAATACGCCTCCGCCTTCTATGGCCCGTTCCGCGACGCGGTGAACTCCGGCGGCTTCCTGAAGGGCGACAAGACCACCTATCAGATGAACCCGGCCAACAGCGACGAGGCCCTGCGCGAGGTCGCCTGCGACCTGCAGGAAGGGGCGGACATGGTGATGGTGAAGCCCGGCCTGCCCTATCTCGATATCATCCGCCGGGTTAAGGACCAGTTCGCGGTTCCGACCTTCGCCTATCATGTGTCGGGTGAATACGCGATGCTGCGCGCCGCGTCGGCCAACGGCTGGCTGAACTACGACAAGACGCTGCTGGAAACGCTGATGGGGTTCAAGCGGGCCGGCTGCGATGCCATCCTGACCTATGGCGCGGTGGACGCCGCGACTCTGCTCCAGCGGGGCTGA
- a CDS encoding metallophosphoesterase family protein: protein MKRLAHISDLHFGRIDPRVVDGLLADLTAQAPDLIVISGDFVQRAKARHFEEARAFLQKLPVPYIAVPGNHDIPVYNVFKRFTDPFGHYRRYITSDFSPLHIDDEIAVLGINTARPVIMDFSEGRMNKRQIARVREVFCGMPDTMFKVLFTHHPFLPPPDLPKTQLVGRHKLALPALESCGIDLLLAGHLHKAYSGDIMSFHTQIARSILVAQASTATSTRLRNETNAYNLIIVDQPTVTFEVRSWEGAAFTGGLVSTYRKQGNRWALQAQDTGFRPASGDPVAAALEAADRPSRGQDRDRA, encoded by the coding sequence GTGAAACGGCTCGCTCACATCTCCGATCTGCATTTCGGGCGGATCGACCCCCGAGTGGTCGATGGGCTGCTGGCCGACCTGACGGCACAGGCGCCTGACCTGATCGTCATTTCCGGCGACTTCGTGCAGCGGGCCAAGGCGCGCCACTTCGAGGAAGCACGAGCCTTCCTGCAGAAATTACCCGTTCCTTACATAGCTGTACCGGGAAATCATGATATTCCGGTTTATAACGTGTTCAAGCGGTTCACCGACCCGTTCGGCCATTACCGGCGCTACATCACCAGCGATTTCAGCCCGCTGCACATCGATGACGAGATTGCTGTGCTGGGCATCAACACCGCCCGTCCGGTCATCATGGATTTCTCCGAAGGACGGATGAACAAGCGGCAGATCGCCCGTGTACGCGAGGTTTTCTGCGGCATGCCCGACACCATGTTCAAGGTGCTGTTCACCCACCATCCCTTCCTGCCGCCGCCGGATCTGCCGAAGACCCAGCTGGTCGGGCGCCACAAGCTGGCCTTGCCGGCGTTGGAAAGCTGCGGCATCGACCTGCTGCTGGCGGGCCATCTGCACAAGGCCTATTCCGGCGACATCATGAGCTTCCACACCCAGATCGCGCGCTCGATCCTGGTCGCCCAGGCCTCAACCGCGACCTCCACCCGCCTGCGGAACGAGACCAACGCCTATAACCTGATCATCGTCGACCAGCCGACCGTCACCTTCGAGGTGCGGTCATGGGAGGGTGCGGCCTTCACCGGCGGGCTGGTCTCCACCTACCGCAAGCAGGGGAACCGCTGGGCCCTGCAGGCGCAGGACACCGGCTTCCGTCCGGCAAGCGGCGATCCGGTCGCCGCCGCCTTGGAAGCGGCCGACCGTCCTTCACGGGGACAGGACCGGGACAGGGCATGA